GACAGCCGGGTGCTGCTGCGCCACGTCTACAATATCGTCAAAGAAAAAGGCTATAAGCTGGTCAACGCCGACGTCACCATCATCGCCCAGGCACCGAAAATGCTGCCGCACGTGCCGGAGATGCGCGCCAACATCGCCGCCGACCTGGAAACCGACATCGACTGCATCAACGTCAAAGCCACCACCACCGAGAAACTCGGCTTCGAAGGCCGCAAGGAAGGTATCGCGGTGCAGGCGGTGGTGTTGATCGAGAAATAAACTTGGCCGAATTTGATGTGTAACCGAATTTATCTCCATGATTTGAAATTAGTTTTTGTTGGATTGACTGCAATCTGTCTGTCATTTTCAGCGTTGGCAGAGGAAAAATTTGCCAAAGCTTTATGTGGCGGAACCTCTGTCGAAGTAAAAGCAGAACGATTTCCGGATACCAAGCTAGCTTTATCTAAAATAGTCCTCTCTGCTAGCTCTGGGAAAGAATCAATTCGTTTGGTTTTTGATAATACGGTCGATGATCCAAAAGCGGCTGAGTACTTTTTTGCCGCTTGTCTAAAAGGAAAAGATCAAAGGCCGTATATCGTTTTCCAAAATTATTGCGGTGGCTCTGGTTGCCATGATTTGGACAACTTTGGCATTATCGACGCGGCGTCACTGCGCGTCTTGTTGGCGCCCTCCGATAACAATCATTCCGTTGCCGACCAAATTATTGGTTATTCGGTCCAACCTCTTTTTGATTACAAGGAACGTTTTTTCTGAGTCGTTTGACGCCAAATCCGGAATTTGTTGGTTTTGATTTAACTGGCTGGCCCCACGCCTACGGCGGCCCATCCGCCACCGCCGACTTCAAAACCCTCCCCGACGACTTCGTCGTAGAGGAAATCCTCGGCTTCGAGCCGGAAGGCAGTGGCGAGCACGTGTTTTTGTTCGTCGAAAAAATCGGCGAAAACACCGAATACGTCGCCCGCTTGCTGGCCCGCCACGCCGGCGTCAGGCAGCGCGACATCGGCTACGCCGGCCTGAAAGACCGCCACGGCCGCACTCGGCAATGGTTCAGCGTTTGGCTGCCCGGCAAAGACGCTCCCGATTGGTCGGTTCTCGAATCGGAATCGCTAAAAATCCTGCAAGCGGTGCGCCATCCGCGCAAACTCAAGCGCGGCGTGCTGGCCGGCAACCGTTTCGAAATTCTGCTTCGCAACTGGCAAGGCGACCGCGCGCAAGCCGAAAGCCAACTCCGGCAAATCCAAACTCGAGGCTTTCCCAATTACTTCGGCCCGCAACGCTTCGGCCACCAAGGCCGAAATATCGACAAAGCCTTGGCACTGTTCGGCGGCGCTAAACTCAAGCGCGAACAGGCATCGATTTACCTGTCTGCCGCCCGCTCCTATTTGTTCAATCTGATCTTGGCCGGGCGCGTCAGCCAAGGCAATTGGGATCAAGCTTTGGCCGGCGATATTTTCAAACTGGCGGCGAGCAACAGCCTGTTTGCCGGCGCAGCGGCCGATGCCGGCCTGGCAGCGCGGGTGGCAGCCGGCGAGATTCATCCGACCGGCGTGCTGTATGGTAAAGCCGGCCTGTTTGCCGAGGCCGACGCCGGACAGATCGAGCAAGCGGTATTAAACGCGAATCCGTTATTGGTCGAGGGCTTGCGAGTCCATGCCGATGCCGCCGACCGCCGTGCGCTAAGGGCGATACCGGGCGAACTGGGTTGGGAGTGGGAACACGCAGGCCTGCGATTAGGTTTTTCGTTGCCGGCCGGCAGTTACGCGACAGCCTTGCTGAGGGAGTTGATCGGCGACGAATCGGCCGCTGCGTAGCGGTTTATTGTGTAAATTGGACTTGGGTACAACTGTTGGTAGGATTGTGATCTTAATCAATTTATAATCTTGGGCAGAAACCGGACCGGTTCCACAATAAAAATAATCACTAGCAACCCCAAAAACCGATGCCCGACAGCCTGCTGAGCCTAGGACCCGCCAATCCCAAGTTTGACGATCCGCTATTGCTGGCTTTGTTATCGGTCTGCAAAATCCTGCATATTACGCAAACTGCGACGGCACTGGTGGCCGGCCTGCCGTTGCTCGACCATAAACTAACCCCCGATTTGTTTCCGCGTGCCGCCGAGCGCGCCGGTTTGCGTGCCAGCTTGTTGCGCCGGCCGTTGGAACGAATCTCCACGCTGGTGTTGCCGGTCGTGCTGTTACTGAAAGACGGCACCACCTGCGTGTTGGTCGGCCGGGACGGCGAGGGCTGCACCGTCATCGTCCCGGAAACCGAAAGCGGCGAAAAAACCGTCGCAGCCGCCGAGTTGAATGCGCTATACAGCGGTTTGGCGTTCTTCGTGCAAGTCAGCCACCATTTCGATGCTCGCAGCGGCGATGCGGGGCTGCCCAAAGCCAAGCATTGGTTTTGG
Above is a window of Methylomonas koyamae DNA encoding:
- the ispF gene encoding 2-C-methyl-D-erythritol 2,4-cyclodiphosphate synthase; translated protein: MIRVGMGYDVHRFNDGDHIILGGVTIPYEKGLEAHSDGDVVLHALADAILGAAALGDIGKHFPDTDPNFKGADSRVLLRHVYNIVKEKGYKLVNADVTIIAQAPKMLPHVPEMRANIAADLETDIDCINVKATTTEKLGFEGRKEGIAVQAVVLIEK
- the truD gene encoding tRNA pseudouridine(13) synthase TruD, whose amino-acid sequence is MTPNPEFVGFDLTGWPHAYGGPSATADFKTLPDDFVVEEILGFEPEGSGEHVFLFVEKIGENTEYVARLLARHAGVRQRDIGYAGLKDRHGRTRQWFSVWLPGKDAPDWSVLESESLKILQAVRHPRKLKRGVLAGNRFEILLRNWQGDRAQAESQLRQIQTRGFPNYFGPQRFGHQGRNIDKALALFGGAKLKREQASIYLSAARSYLFNLILAGRVSQGNWDQALAGDIFKLAASNSLFAGAAADAGLAARVAAGEIHPTGVLYGKAGLFAEADAGQIEQAVLNANPLLVEGLRVHADAADRRALRAIPGELGWEWEHAGLRLGFSLPAGSYATALLRELIGDESAAA